The DNA window TCTCTAGATCTATCGTCGAGAATAATTCCCGTTGATGCGTTTGTTTGCCTTGCATTGATCTTTACCGGTGGTCGATAGTGAAGTCTATTTTATTATCAACTCAACGTAGTATCAGAGGTTCTTCAACAGGCCGTCTGAATTACTACAAATAATGGCGGGAAGGCGGGATTCGAACCTTGATCTATATTTGATATATCAACCATTTATTGTTTACCTCTGCTATTTTTGTGTCATTTTGAAGTATTTCTATAAGTTTCAAAAATTTCATCAGACTCAGTTTAAACTTATTTAATTAAACCATCAAGATAAGTTGAATCTTTGGATAAATTTATATCTTTAAGATGCTTTGATTACCAGCTTTCTTAACCATGGTTCAAGGTGAGCCAAATCAAATGAACCTGTTTCAAACATTTGCATCATGTAGGCGTAAATAATCATTGATTCACAATTGATTCGGTAACCATTAATACGAAGGAAAATATCAGTAGCTGCAAAAGCTACTCGTTTGTTGCCATCTACAAAGGGGTGATTAATGGCTAAACTTTCCATCAGTGCGGCTGCTTCCGCAACTATATCAACATAGTAGCCTGATTGAAGGCGAAATAAAGCAGATTCAAGTGCGCCACGGTCACGGATACCCTGTGTTCCACTGTAACGCTGAATTAATATTGAATGGATTGCCAGTACATCGAGAACGGTCAGGTACTCTTTCAACGTTATTTAGCTAATTCACGGTAGAGCTGATCAAATTCGTTTAGGCTTTGCGCAAAAGCATCCATCGCTTGACGGCGAGGCTGGCCTTTTTCTTTACGTTCGATGTATTCCCGCAGAGCTTCATCAAGTATTTCTTGAATAGGACGCCCCTCAGATTCAGCAATTTTTCTCAATGCAGTAAGGATTTCTGGCGCAGCTTGAGAAGAAAATTTTTCGCGGGCAGTGTTAGGCATGAAATATCACCAGATTTTGATGTTTTTGAGAATTTTATGATACGCTAAAGATTGTTTTTTAATCAATGTATTTGTAGCCCATCGTTTTACTCGAACGTGAAAAACTGAGTGGGATTATAGGGATGCTAAGCTTAGTTATATGACATTACGTTTCACATTATGAGACATTTTTTGCCGTATGTATTACGTTAAGAATTTTTGGAGGTAACTGTGAAATTTGACGCTGGGGGTGTGATAGATAACGATCATTGCATCGTGTTAACTCATGAGTTCTTAAGATGCGATGATTCTTTCGAGGAGTTTAGAAAGTACGCTGAACTGATGATAATACAAGGACAAACACGCGAGATTTCCTACAAAACCTACAATGCTTATACAAGTTTTATACTTCATTTGTATGAGTTTCTAATGGGTTGCCTTGCCCGCGATGCTAAAAACACAGATATCACCAACAAAAAGGGTGATGAAAGAATAAGAATAATTGAAGGGTATGTAATGCATCATGCTCAGCGAATTATAGATCAGTACCGTGATGCAATAAAAAATGGAACAGCTCCGTCTTGGGTAAATCACATTAATTGTTACGATATTACTGTTCCCGATGATTTTGCAAAAGATTTCAGGGAATTTAGAAATAAAGCGATAGGACATGTTGCCTATGAGCGTGCATCAACTCTTAGTCTCACTGAGTTCTATCAAAAGCATCATAAGTTTCTATATTTGCTGTATCGAGAATCAATTTATTGGTGGGGTCAGCGTAGCGAAGAATTCCCTAACTTAAAAGAAATAACCGAATTCAGTGTAATGTTAGAGCAAGAAAATGCCTAACAAATCATTCGAGCGAATACTTAACCAGCGGCGCCGGTTAAGCTCCCTCCGCCAACGCTCCAGTGCTAATTATTTCAAACGTAATGTTTGTAAAGTGAAATTGGATCATCAAATGAATGGATCAGATAAAAAAAAGCGTTTGAAACCGTATGATTTTAAATTGGATGAAAAAGATAATGATGGAGCAACAATAAGGAAAATTTATACCAAGCATCCTGAATATGTAATTTATCGTACGGACAGTGCTATCCGCGTTGATATGGATGATGATAGCAAAAAAGTCAATTTGTATTCAGAAAATCATTATAAAATCGGCATTGATTTAGGAAGAATATATTCATGGCTTCCAGAAAATCTTTCTAGGGCCTGTTAACACTACCTAAGTGCTTCGACGATGAGAGCGAAATGGATGAATGAGAGAAAAATGACATCCAGTTTGTCGAATCTGGAGAATATTCGACGGAATCCCTTGAGTCTGCGGAATAATCTTTCGATCTCATTGCGTTTTTTGTACATGGCGCGGTCATATTCCCAGAGCT is part of the Gammaproteobacteria bacterium genome and encodes:
- a CDS encoding type II toxin-antitoxin system death-on-curing family toxin — translated: MTLKEYLTVLDVLAIHSILIQRYSGTQGIRDRGALESALFRLQSGYYVDIVAEAAALMESLAINHPFVDGNKRVAFAATDIFLRINGYRINCESMIIYAYMMQMFETGSFDLAHLEPWLRKLVIKAS